In the genome of Gemmatimonadales bacterium, the window GCCTGGGACCTGGCGGACGTGTTCGCGTGGGAGGTGGACTTTACCCGCGACGTGCAGCCGGGCGACACGTTCAACGTGGTGTTCGAGCGGCTGGTCTCTCCGGAGGGCGAGGTGCGCTTCGGACGGATCCTCGCGAGCGAGCTCAGCGTAGCCGGCAAGAGCCTCACCGCATTCCGCTTCGACCCCACCAACACGCTCTACGACTCCGACGGCCGTTCGCTCCGGCGCGCCTTCCTGCGCGCGCCGGTCCAGTTCCGCCGGATTTCGTCCGCGTTCTCGCGGGCGCGGTATCATCCGATCCTCGGCCGATGGCGGCGGCACGAGGGCACCGATTACGCGGCCGCGCGCGGCACGCCGGTGATGGCCGCGGGAGACGGCACGGTGCTGCGCGCCGGGCGCGCGGGGGGCTACGGCAATCTCGTCGAGCTCAAGCACCGGAACGACATCACGACGCGTTACGGCCACCTGCAAGGCTTCGCGCGCGGCATCCACCGCGGCGCGCACGTGACGCAGGGGCAAGTCATCGGGTATGTCGGCGCCACCGGGCTCGCCACGGGGCCGCACCTGCACTACGAGTTCCGGGTGAACGGCGTCGCGCGCGACTCGCGCCGAGTGGATCTGGGCTCGGGCGCACCGGTGCCCAAAGCCGATCGCGACGCGTTCTTCGCCGTGCGCGACCGCCTCACGCTTCTCCTCCACCCCGCTGGACCCGAGCCGGCGCCACCGCCCGCGATCGCCGGAGCCACCCACGAGCACACGACGGCAGGCCTCACGAACTAGGCCGGTGGACCTCTACCCCGCAATCGACGTTCGGAAGGGATGCGTGGTCCGCCTGAGCCAGGGGGAGGCGGCGCGCGAGACCGTGTACGAGCCGGATCCGCTGGCCGTAGCCGAGCGGTTCGTCGCCGAGGGCGCGCGCTGGATTCACATCGTGGATCTCGACCGCGCCTTCGGCGAGGGCGACAACACCGCGGCCATCGCGCGCGTGGTGCGCGCCGTGT includes:
- a CDS encoding M23 family metallopeptidase, producing MRLSRIALAALILGGAAAAALSGHWPWRRLNVEAPGGLEAVPAGVDGPEAPPRRPPAVETLDTLHRGETISDVLARHNITDLDFAHRGRDAGIDPRRLRPGLVLSFHGPDASAPPTRIRLRSSPEQVVTFQRSSVGWEVNAREIVWHSDTMDVRGGIDNSLYEALDGQVRDSVLAGPERVRLAWDLADVFAWEVDFTRDVQPGDTFNVVFERLVSPEGEVRFGRILASELSVAGKSLTAFRFDPTNTLYDSDGRSLRRAFLRAPVQFRRISSAFSRARYHPILGRWRRHEGTDYAAARGTPVMAAGDGTVLRAGRAGGYGNLVELKHRNDITTRYGHLQGFARGIHRGAHVTQGQVIGYVGATGLATGPHLHYEFRVNGVARDSRRVDLGSGAPVPKADRDAFFAVRDRLTLLLHPAGPEPAPPPAIAGATHEHTTAGLTN